The following DNA comes from Photobacterium sp. DA100.
TGAGATTCAATCTTGTATGGATCGGCAGCCCCGCGCTCAGGACCAAGAATATCAGCACCATCACCATGGGTTTCAGTTTCATTACCATCGCGGTAGGTATAAATCAGCATGGTGTCGAGGTCGCCGGTACGATTGGCCACTTCAACCGTTGCTTTGTACTCGTCATTCGCGCTGGCATAGCCCGTTTTCAAACCAACATGGGTATCATCACCCGCCCCGAGTAAATCCTCTGGATTCTTGGTACGCATCAGCACGGTACCGCCCAGGGCGTCGCTACCATAAAGTGTCGAAGTCGGGCCTTTGTTCACCTCTATTGCCGTAAGCGTATCAACTTCAAAGGTATTGGCGTTTTTGCGCATTACATCCGCACCAGGGTTGTAGGAGGACGGCTGCTCGACCCCATCGACCAACACCTTCACCCGGCTACCGCTCATCCCCCGGACGGTAAAATCTTCCATACCGAAGCGACCTTGGCCGTTGACCTGGACGCCCGGCTCATATTTCAACGCCTGCTTTATGTCCGTTGACAAATTCTGCTCGATATCCTCGGAAGAGACCTTAGATACTGATGATGGAATATTTTTGATGCTTTGTTCTGAACGAGTACCAGAAACCACGACCTCATCAAAAACGGAAAATTCATCTTGAGCATGAAGAGAAGGTGAAAGCGCAAGAACCACTGAACTTGCCACTAAAGTAAGCTTATAACTCATATTCCCTGCTTATTATTTTCTAGGTGGTAATGAAACTGGCCGGGATTATTACAAATACAAACGATAATTACTATCATTATCATGTAATTTTTTTAGGGTTGCTTCTCAGTCTTACCATATTGCTTTTTATCTTTCAGCCGATGCTTTATCATTCATGCCTGACTTATAAGCAAGGCAGCGGCTTTTCGGGCTAATTGCCTAATTTTTAAGTGATTGAATGAAGACTGTGTTTTTTCACTTGCCGCTTGATAGGAACGCTGCTAATATTCGCGCTCGTTTTTACGACATTGAGTAAGGTCGCATTACTCAGTGAATTTAATTGAAAGAGTATTTAAGATGAAATTTGAAGCAGTAGTACGTACTGACCTAGGTAAAGGTGCGAGCCGCCGCCTACGTCACGCAGGTAAATTCCCAGCAATCGTTTACGGTGGCGAAGCAGCTCCAGTATCTATCGAGCTAAACCACGACAACGTGATGAACCAGATGGACAAGCCTGAGTTCTACGAAGGTATCGTTCTAGTGATCGACGGTCAAGAAGTTGCTGTTAAGCCTCAAGACATCCAGCGTCACCCGTTCAAGCCAAAAGTTGAGCACATGGACTTCAAACGCGTTTAATCGCATTTGATTCATACTCAATGAAAAAAGCGCCTTTATGGCGCTTTTTTTGTATCTGCAGAATTATTGGATATAGCTATCTGCGTTAGCAATGCTTAATAAGCTGGGAGAAAGTCACCTAAAACAATTCCTGCTGCGGTGATATGTCTGAATCGAGCTCATCTTGACTGTTTGGCAGGGCTTTGGCTCGCATTACCCTTTGGTAACGCTGCTTGCATAGCCTGATCACATTGCGCTTTTGTTCATTGGTTAGCTGCTGCCAATAAAACCGCTCGTCCCTGCTGCGAAAGCAACCTTTGCAATAACCACGGTTATTGACCTGACATACCCCGACACATGGACTGGGAATGGTAAAAAAGTCTAATTGCTCCATCCGCTTCCCATCGCTGACAAAAATTATCTACTAATGATAATAATCCCTTGCCCTAATTTTCCCAAATTCATAACCTAGCGGCCAAATACCAACCCAGCAAAATTTCTCACCAATAATGAATAGTCATTCAATGACTTGTACTTTTGATAATAATTTTGCTAGTCTTTTGTGGTTATCCGGATCGATAACATTATATTTTTTGCAGTCACAACTCTTTTCCACGACTGCTGTTCAACCAGGAGGGAACCATGGATTTCTTTGTACCATCGGCAACTAGCCCGCAGCAAGCAGAAGCAGTATTCAACTCGATTGCCAACCACGTTTCAGCACCAGAGCAAGACCAACGCGTTTACAAGCTTGTTTGGCAACATGAAGGGGCTGAATGTTCTTGTGAAATCGGTAAACCGCTTCCCGACGTGTTCAGAACGGATGAGACTGTTCTGGCTATTTTTGAATGTGACGACATGTATAAGATCTGCACCCCGAACCGAGGCGCGATCAAGTTTGATCCTATCCACGCCATGAAGTCTTCTGTTTCTAGTGTTGAATACTTCAGCTGATCCCAGCGATCACCAAGTACAAGCATAAAAAACCGCATCAATATGCGGTTTTTTGTTTGTGCTATACCGTTACCCCGGCTTCAGTAAAACTGGCCATGTTGTTGTAAAACTCGGCAGCAGCCCGAAGCAGCGGCACCGCTAATACCGCCCCAGTCCCCTCCCCCAAACGAAGAGACAGATCCAGCAGCGGCTCAGCAACTAGCTGCTCAAGTGCAATGCGATGGCCCAACTCATGGGATTGGTGGGCAAAAATCAGGTAATCACGGCAATTGGGATCAATCTTTGTAGCCAGTAATGCTGCCACCGTCACGATGAAGCCGTCAACCAGTACAGGGGTACGATGCTTTGCCGCGGCGAGGAAACCACCGACCATTTGCACGATTTCAAAGCCCCCCAGCTCAGCGAGGAGATCAAGCGGCTGCGACGAGTCGCATCGAGCAACGCCCTGGCTGACCAAGCGCTTTTTCTTTTCCAGTTGCCCTGTTGTTACGCCGGTACCAAAACCAACACAGCGTTCTGCAGGCTCACCGGTAACCGCGGCTAATAGCGCCGATGCGCTGCTGGTATTACCGATGCCCATTTCCCCAAACATAACCAGGTTGCAACCCTGATTGATCACATCCTCGACCAGGTTTTGCCCCCACACTATTCCTTGCTGTACTTGCTGCTGTGTCATCGCTGGCTCAATGGCCAAATTCCCCGTCCTTTCCCCAAGCCGGCGCTGAATCAATAGCGGAGATCCCAACTCAACAGGTAGCAAGATGCCACAGTCGATCACCTTTATTGCCACCTCATTGGCACGGCAAAAACAATTGACCGCAGCCCCTCCGGCCAGAAAGTTCATTACCATCTGCTGGGTCACGGCACTCGGGGCGATACTTACCCCTTCCTCCGCAATGCCATGATCGCCGGCAAACACCAGAACCGTCGGCTGCTGCAGCGTGATTTCATCCACCGCGTGCGCTTTGCCCTGACTTTGGATAAGCGCTAACTGGTGAGCGAGCTTCTCCAACTGCCCCAGAGCCCCCAATGGCTTGGTTTTCTGATCGATACGCTCTTGGATCTGTGCGCTTAAACGGGTGTCAAACATGTGCTCTAATCCTTGCTGTAAATCTAAAATAGTCCCAACTGCGGTGCAGTAATATCATCAAAGTGCTTGCCAATAAAAGGTAAAATACCGTCAGCGACAGGCCTTAGCTGCTTATCAATGTAATGTTCGTAGTCGATTGGACTCTGTTGGGCTTCAACCGGCTCAGGGCCATTGATAGTGATCACATATTCGATCCAGCCGCCGCTCTGATATTGCAGCGGACGCCCCTGACGCTGGTTGACCTCATCGGCCATTCGTGCCGCCCTGACATGAGGGGGAACATTTTTCTGGTACTCCGACAGGTTACGCCGTAACCGCTTGCGATAAACCAATGCATTATCGTGTTTACCAGCCCGGGTTTCTTCCACGTACTGCCTGACGTACTCTTCCACTTCTTCATCATGAAACACACGGTGATAGAGCGTTTGCTGGAAAGTTTGGGCCAAGCGGGTCCAGTCGGTACGGACTGTTTCCAACCCTTTGTAGACCATTTCCTCTTGGCCATTGTTAATCACCAGACCGGCATAGCGCTTTTTGCTCCCCGTTTCCTGACCACGGATCGTCGGCATCAAAAACTTGTGGTAATGCGTTTCATATTCCAACTCTAGCGCCGATTCGACCTTATATTCACTCAGCAAGTGTTGACTCCACCACTGGTTGATATAGCCCACCAGTTCGCGGCCTATTTCATCCGCTTTCTCAGCAGAATGGGCGTGCTTGAGCGAAACAAAGGTCGAGTCGGTATCTCCGTAAATCACCTCGTAGCCCCTGTTTTCTATCAGTTCGCGGGTGGTTTTCATGATCTCGTGGCCACGCATGGTAATGGACGAGGCCAAGCGATGATCGAAGAAACGGCAGCCCGACGAACCCAAAACGCCGTAAAACGAGTTCATGATAATCTTGATGGCCTGAGAAAAGGCCTTTTCGCCCTCTCGCTTGGCTTGATCCCTCGCCGCCCACAATGACTCAATCATTTTCGGTAAAAAATGCTTGGTACGGTGAAAGCGCCCACCACGAAATCCGGCAATGGCTTGGTTATCCTGCCTGCCTTCTTCGAGCAGCAAGCCTTCTACCAATCCGAGCGGATCAATGCGAAAAGTTCGAATTATCGACGGATATAGCGACTTAAAGTCCAGCACCAGCACCGATTCGTACAAACCGGGCTTAGAGTCCATCACATAGCCGCCCGGGCTCGCTATCCAGTTTTCACTATCCAAACTCGGAGCCACATAACCTGCACGATGAAGCTGAGGCAAATAGAGGTTGGTAAACGCAGCCACCGACCCACCGACCCTGTCCAGCTCTACCCCAGTCAGGCAACTTCGCTCAATAGCAAAGTCGAGCAGGTGGGTATGGTCAAAAATGCGTGATACCAGCTTGCAGTCTTGTAAGTTGTACTTGGCTAACGAGACTTTATCCTCACGAAACATCTGGTTGATTTCCGCCATCCGATCATGGACATTGTTGATCTCTTTGCCTTCCCCCAGCAATTCACGCGACACTGACTCCAAGGACCAGGAGCGGAAGTTGTAGGTGGCGGTCTTCAGGGTGTCGATACCATCCAAAACAACGCGACCGGGTACGGTAATAAAGCCTTGATTCGGGTTCTGGGTGGATTGGCGCCAGTGAGGGGGCTGCTTTCCCCTACCCATACGCAGGGTTATCGCATTCCACTCTGCCCGCTTGAGCAGCAGACGAAAATCAAAATCAATGACATTCCAGCCAATAATAATGTCGGGATCGTATTCGAGAAACCAGGCTTCAAGGGCAAGCAGCAAAGCCTTCTCGGACTCTACCCACTGGATCCATTCATGATCATTCTCGTCACACGAGGCATCGCCCACCATGATCACCCGGCTATCTTTTTCGCAATGTAAACCAACCGAATACAACACCCCTTTCTCGGAGCACTCGATATCCAGTGAAACGACTAATAGCTGGGGTTTGTACTCCGCCGCTTTCGCTTTGACCTGATGATACTCATCAAAGCCTGCTTTCGCTGTACGTTCACCGGTAAAGGCGATACCGCCACAAATAAAGCGCTCCATCAGAAAGCGATCGGCCAAGCGAATATCAGACTCAAAGGCCTCAATGCCGACCGCAGAAAGGATCTGAGGTAACTGCAGGCTGTCTTTAATTGAGTGAGAATAACAAGCCGACATGGCTTCATGCTGAAAGTTTTTTAATGGCAGCGGTTTCCAATCAACCCGTATGCCTGCCTTATGAAGTTCAGCCTGGGCCGGTGCTTGATCTTGCTGACGAACAAAGCTCACCGGTTTATCATTGCTGATCACTAAACGGACAGGGCCAGTGTCGGTGCTTACCCAAAGCACAATCTCCGTTTGGCCGCGAACATCACGGCTCTGCCTTGTTAGTACAAAGCCTTTTGACTGAGTTTGCAAAAACACCTCGTTAATTTGCCAGGCTTAACCAATCTTACGTTCAATCTTACCAAATTCAGCAACAATCCACTGACCAAAGTCATTGATCATGAACAACACCGCTTTTTTCGGTACTTGCGTACCGGAGACAAGAAGAAACAGCCGCTCAATCGCCACCCCATGTTGCGGGTAAAAAGAA
Coding sequences within:
- the rplY gene encoding 50S ribosomal protein L25 — encoded protein: MKFEAVVRTDLGKGASRRLRHAGKFPAIVYGGEAAPVSIELNHDNVMNQMDKPEFYEGIVLVIDGQEVAVKPQDIQRHPFKPKVEHMDFKRV
- a CDS encoding DUF1289 domain-containing protein, producing MEQLDFFTIPSPCVGVCQVNNRGYCKGCFRSRDERFYWQQLTNEQKRNVIRLCKQRYQRVMRAKALPNSQDELDSDISPQQELF
- the cobT gene encoding nicotinate-nucleotide--dimethylbenzimidazole phosphoribosyltransferase, whose amino-acid sequence is MFDTRLSAQIQERIDQKTKPLGALGQLEKLAHQLALIQSQGKAHAVDEITLQQPTVLVFAGDHGIAEEGVSIAPSAVTQQMVMNFLAGGAAVNCFCRANEVAIKVIDCGILLPVELGSPLLIQRRLGERTGNLAIEPAMTQQQVQQGIVWGQNLVEDVINQGCNLVMFGEMGIGNTSSASALLAAVTGEPAERCVGFGTGVTTGQLEKKKRLVSQGVARCDSSQPLDLLAELGGFEIVQMVGGFLAAAKHRTPVLVDGFIVTVAALLATKIDPNCRDYLIFAHQSHELGHRIALEQLVAEPLLDLSLRLGEGTGAVLAVPLLRAAAEFYNNMASFTEAGVTV
- a CDS encoding DNA polymerase II — protein: MQTQSKGFVLTRQSRDVRGQTEIVLWVSTDTGPVRLVISNDKPVSFVRQQDQAPAQAELHKAGIRVDWKPLPLKNFQHEAMSACYSHSIKDSLQLPQILSAVGIEAFESDIRLADRFLMERFICGGIAFTGERTAKAGFDEYHQVKAKAAEYKPQLLVVSLDIECSEKGVLYSVGLHCEKDSRVIMVGDASCDENDHEWIQWVESEKALLLALEAWFLEYDPDIIIGWNVIDFDFRLLLKRAEWNAITLRMGRGKQPPHWRQSTQNPNQGFITVPGRVVLDGIDTLKTATYNFRSWSLESVSRELLGEGKEINNVHDRMAEINQMFREDKVSLAKYNLQDCKLVSRIFDHTHLLDFAIERSCLTGVELDRVGGSVAAFTNLYLPQLHRAGYVAPSLDSENWIASPGGYVMDSKPGLYESVLVLDFKSLYPSIIRTFRIDPLGLVEGLLLEEGRQDNQAIAGFRGGRFHRTKHFLPKMIESLWAARDQAKREGEKAFSQAIKIIMNSFYGVLGSSGCRFFDHRLASSITMRGHEIMKTTRELIENRGYEVIYGDTDSTFVSLKHAHSAEKADEIGRELVGYINQWWSQHLLSEYKVESALELEYETHYHKFLMPTIRGQETGSKKRYAGLVINNGQEEMVYKGLETVRTDWTRLAQTFQQTLYHRVFHDEEVEEYVRQYVEETRAGKHDNALVYRKRLRRNLSEYQKNVPPHVRAARMADEVNQRQGRPLQYQSGGWIEYVITINGPEPVEAQQSPIDYEHYIDKQLRPVADGILPFIGKHFDDITAPQLGLF